In Williamwhitmania taraxaci, a genomic segment contains:
- a CDS encoding glycosyltransferase family 9 protein: protein MKKILIIQTAFIGDVILATPVIEALHKTFPDAAIHFLLRKGNEGLLKNHPFVKQVIIWDKKKEKLKNLFRILRQLRREHYDLAINLQRFLSTGIFTSFCGATARIGFKKNPLSLFFTHRIKHEIGTGKHECERNLELIVPVAGGGWEKRPVLYPSSEDYAAVAFLKNESYVCMAPTSVWFTKQWPPEKWVELISSLPKDTKVYLTGGPSDFGACEAIAAKFSGQVINVAGKLSFLESAALMADATMNYVNDSAPLHMASAVNSPTTAIFCSTIPEFGFGPLSSNSRIIETTENLDCRPCGLHGHRTCPKGHFRCAYNIDIKQFNS from the coding sequence ATGAAAAAGATACTCATTATTCAAACAGCCTTTATTGGTGATGTCATTCTGGCCACCCCAGTAATTGAGGCATTGCATAAAACTTTTCCGGATGCGGCCATCCATTTCCTGCTGCGCAAGGGCAACGAAGGACTACTAAAAAATCATCCGTTTGTAAAACAGGTGATTATATGGGATAAGAAGAAAGAGAAGTTGAAAAACCTATTCCGGATTTTACGACAGTTGAGGAGAGAGCATTACGATTTAGCAATAAACCTGCAACGCTTCCTTTCTACGGGCATCTTCACCTCCTTCTGTGGTGCGACTGCCCGTATCGGGTTCAAAAAAAACCCCCTTTCGCTGTTTTTTACTCACCGTATTAAGCACGAAATAGGCACAGGGAAACATGAGTGCGAGCGCAACCTTGAACTGATTGTTCCCGTTGCAGGTGGTGGGTGGGAAAAGCGTCCGGTTCTCTATCCTTCGTCCGAGGATTATGCCGCGGTAGCTTTTCTGAAAAACGAGAGCTACGTTTGCATGGCCCCCACCTCGGTATGGTTTACCAAGCAGTGGCCACCCGAAAAGTGGGTAGAGTTAATCTCATCGCTCCCCAAGGACACCAAGGTTTACCTCACCGGAGGTCCGAGCGATTTCGGCGCATGCGAGGCAATTGCAGCAAAGTTCAGTGGCCAGGTTATCAACGTCGCAGGCAAGTTAAGCTTCCTCGAATCGGCGGCACTCATGGCCGATGCTACCATGAACTACGTGAACGATTCGGCACCGCTCCACATGGCCTCGGCGGTGAACTCACCCACCACAGCCATCTTCTGCTCCACTATTCCTGAGTTTGGATTTGGACCACTTTCGAGCAACAGCAGGATAATAGAAACTACCGAAAATCTGGACTGTCGCCCCTGTGGCCTGCATGGCCACCGCACTTGCCCCAAGGGCCACTTCCGTTGCGCCTACAACATCGATATAAAACAATTCAATTCATAA
- a CDS encoding head GIN domain-containing protein — translation MQRKILTGVFRASSSANNCSGVYKKPILIIRAMKKSGFIFGVFVILTLGMSCSFTTPSTGGPVVKETRDVTGYTEVALAVPADVYVEQGSAFSFTIEGPADALKEIETTVDGSTLKIKWKTKWFNWNSNENLKIYITAPTYTGFSIAGSGGFYAKLGLKVENLELAIAGSGDIVISSVEATNLKASIAGSGDVKLNAGKTNALSGSISGSGSISAAGVEAVDAKVRIAGSGDCSVWATGALDAGISGSGDIKYKGSPKLSAKVSGSGEIEPVK, via the coding sequence GTGCAGCGGAAAATTCTTACTGGCGTATTTAGGGCAAGTTCTTCTGCAAATAATTGCAGTGGCGTTTATAAGAAACCTATTCTAATTATTCGTGCCATGAAAAAGTCAGGATTTATTTTTGGAGTATTTGTTATACTCACACTAGGGATGTCGTGCTCTTTTACCACTCCATCCACTGGTGGACCGGTTGTTAAGGAAACTCGGGATGTAACTGGTTATACCGAAGTTGCGCTAGCGGTTCCTGCCGATGTATATGTAGAGCAGGGTTCGGCCTTTAGTTTTACCATCGAGGGACCTGCCGATGCTCTTAAGGAGATTGAAACTACCGTTGATGGTTCTACCCTAAAGATAAAGTGGAAAACCAAATGGTTCAATTGGAACAGCAACGAGAACTTGAAAATTTACATTACGGCACCAACCTATACTGGATTTTCTATTGCCGGCTCCGGTGGATTCTATGCAAAGTTGGGGTTGAAAGTTGAAAACTTGGAGCTCGCCATCGCCGGAAGTGGTGATATCGTAATTTCATCAGTTGAGGCTACAAACCTTAAGGCAAGCATTGCCGGTAGCGGTGATGTGAAGTTGAATGCAGGGAAAACAAATGCCCTTAGCGGTTCTATAAGCGGTTCCGGTTCTATCTCGGCTGCTGGCGTTGAGGCTGTTGATGCAAAAGTGCGCATTGCCGGTAGCGGTGATTGCTCTGTGTGGGCAACTGGAGCGTTGGATGCAGGTATTTCGGGTAGCGGAGATATTAAGTATAAGGGCAGCCCAAAACTTTCGGCTAAGGTTTCTGGTTCGGGTGAAATTGAACCTGTAAAATAG
- a CDS encoding peptidase associated/transthyretin-like domain-containing protein: MTYFYIKKVRQYSFLLLLLCFGVFEASGATAPKSDSVRVITGKVVSLKDGEPIAFAHIVNLTRGYGATTDNFGLFRIGVGDNDSVYISSIGYSHLRMQLFLGVMSDTMRVPFYLAPISYEIEAVVARRWRDYTDFKRDFLALKLPDTKTQRLSAYLSSMSQELYLGTPKSAGVGFGEDWYHQQKRKLNEHLAATGRIRLAEEKLNPATIMREVHCSEMNACAFLLWLKADTEYVITARDYDLLAYVKVKYEVWCKVFNKC; this comes from the coding sequence ATGACCTACTTTTATATAAAAAAAGTGCGACAGTATTCCTTCCTTTTGCTACTGCTCTGTTTTGGAGTTTTTGAAGCCAGTGGTGCCACGGCCCCCAAGTCCGACTCGGTGAGGGTTATTACCGGCAAGGTAGTTTCCTTAAAGGATGGCGAACCCATAGCATTTGCCCATATCGTTAACCTTACCCGAGGTTATGGGGCTACCACCGATAACTTCGGACTGTTTCGGATTGGCGTTGGCGATAACGATTCGGTGTATATCTCCTCCATTGGTTACTCCCATCTGAGGATGCAACTTTTCCTCGGTGTGATGTCCGATACCATGAGGGTTCCTTTTTACCTGGCCCCAATTTCTTACGAAATAGAAGCCGTGGTGGCTAGGCGGTGGCGCGATTATACTGACTTTAAGCGCGATTTCTTAGCGCTGAAACTGCCCGATACTAAAACACAACGGCTCAGCGCCTACCTTTCGTCTATGAGCCAAGAGTTATATTTAGGCACGCCGAAATCTGCAGGAGTCGGATTTGGAGAGGATTGGTATCACCAGCAGAAGCGCAAACTCAACGAACATTTAGCGGCCACCGGCCGTATTCGATTGGCTGAGGAGAAGTTGAATCCGGCTACCATTATGCGTGAGGTGCATTGTTCCGAGATGAACGCCTGTGCGTTTCTCTTGTGGCTCAAAGCCGATACCGAGTATGTTATTACCGCGCGAGATTACGATCTTCTTGCTTATGTAAAGGTGAAGTATGAGGTCTGGTGCAAGGTTTTTAATAAGTGTTAA
- a CDS encoding 30S ribosomal protein S16, which yields MPVKLRLQRHGRKGYAYYHVVVADSRAPRDGKFIERIGSYNPNTNPATIDLNFDKAIDWLQKGAQPTDTCRAMLRYKGVIYKKHLLDGVRKGAFTLEVAEERFQDFLKKKESAIQAKKDGLSSKEDADLKARLEAESKVREAKAKTVAAKRAAMVAKNAPAPAAAEETAAADESPAEA from the coding sequence ATGCCAGTAAAATTAAGACTTCAGCGTCATGGACGCAAAGGGTATGCTTACTACCACGTAGTGGTAGCTGATAGCAGGGCGCCACGGGATGGTAAGTTCATTGAAAGGATTGGAAGTTACAATCCGAACACTAATCCTGCTACTATTGACCTTAACTTTGATAAGGCAATAGACTGGCTTCAAAAGGGTGCTCAACCCACCGACACCTGTAGGGCAATGTTGCGCTATAAAGGTGTGATTTACAAAAAACACCTTCTTGATGGCGTTCGCAAGGGCGCGTTTACCTTGGAAGTTGCTGAAGAGCGTTTTCAAGATTTCCTCAAGAAGAAGGAATCTGCAATCCAAGCGAAGAAAGATGGTCTTTCGAGCAAGGAAGATGCCGACTTGAAGGCTCGTCTTGAGGCAGAGTCAAAGGTTCGTGAGGCAAAAGCAAAAACAGTTGCTGCAAAGCGCGCCGCTATGGTCGCTAAGAATGCACCTGCTCCAGCTGCTGCTGAAGAAACCGCTGCTGCAGACGAATCACCTGCTGAGGCATAA
- a CDS encoding 2,3,4,5-tetrahydropyridine-2,6-dicarboxylate N-succinyltransferase has product MEKLRMAIEEAWNNRALLSTPSTQQTIKTVIELLDKGEVRVAEPTSDGWKVNEWVKKAVILYFPICKMETIEVGPFEFHDKIPLKKNYAALGVRVVPHAIARHGSFLAKGTILMPSYVNIGAFVDEGTMVDTWATVGSCAQIGKGVHLSGGVGIGGVLEPLQAAPVIIEDGCFIGSRCIVVEGVRIGKEAVLGANVVLTASTKIIDVSGETPIEYKGYVPPRCVVIPGTIPKTFPAGTYQVPCALIIGRRKESTDLKTSLNDALREYDVAV; this is encoded by the coding sequence ATGGAAAAGTTAAGGATGGCCATTGAAGAGGCTTGGAACAACCGAGCACTACTCTCCACTCCCTCAACCCAGCAAACCATTAAAACCGTCATCGAGCTACTCGACAAGGGGGAAGTCCGCGTTGCCGAACCTACCTCCGATGGCTGGAAGGTAAACGAATGGGTAAAGAAAGCGGTAATCCTCTACTTCCCTATTTGCAAAATGGAGACCATTGAGGTGGGTCCATTCGAATTCCACGATAAAATTCCGTTGAAGAAGAATTACGCCGCCTTGGGTGTTCGGGTTGTTCCACACGCTATTGCCCGCCACGGATCGTTTCTGGCAAAAGGCACCATCCTAATGCCCTCTTACGTTAATATTGGAGCCTTTGTGGACGAAGGAACCATGGTGGACACATGGGCCACTGTAGGATCGTGTGCACAAATCGGCAAAGGCGTACACCTCTCTGGAGGAGTGGGCATTGGCGGTGTATTGGAACCCTTACAAGCGGCTCCAGTGATTATCGAGGATGGTTGTTTTATTGGCTCCCGATGCATTGTTGTTGAAGGAGTTAGGATTGGCAAGGAAGCCGTTTTAGGTGCCAATGTGGTACTTACAGCCTCCACCAAAATCATCGATGTTTCGGGTGAAACCCCAATTGAGTATAAAGGTTACGTGCCACCTCGCTGCGTAGTAATACCGGGAACCATTCCCAAAACATTCCCTGCCGGGACCTACCAGGTTCCCTGCGCCCTGATTATTGGTCGCCGCAAGGAGAGCACCGACCTCAAGACATCGCTCAACGATGCTCTCCGGGAGTACGATGTTGCAGTATAG
- the dnaE gene encoding DNA polymerase III subunit alpha, translating to MKKFVHLHVHSQYSILDGASSVGGLIKKAKEYEMPACAITDHGNMFGVKLFHKKAKEEGIKSILGCEAYVAKNGRFDRSDKDDRSGHHLILLAQDYEGYKNLTKLVSYSWTEGFYYKPRIDKELLRKYNKGIIASSACLGGEIPQAIMNLGMDEAEKVIQEYQEIFGSNFYLEMQLHRSGNPKIDGDVYQNQVMVNKALFELSKKTGVKCIATNDVHFIKNTDADAHDLLICLNTGKDLDDPNRMRYTKQEYFKSGDEMEKLFADHPEVLDNTLEIADKIENYALNQKPIMPAFPLPPEFTDEMLFLRHITFEGAKKRWGDKLEGALLERVEFELDTIERMGFPSYFLIVWDFIRAAREMGVSVGPGRGSAAGSAVAYSLRITDIDPIKYDLLFERFLNPERISMPDIDIDFDEDGREKVLKWVVNKYGQKRVAHIITFGTMAAKMAIRDVARVLKLPLMEADKLSKMVPERPGTTLASAYKEVPELMNAKTKGDALVMDTLRFAEVLEGSVRQTGVHACGIIIGRNDLEEDIPLSTNKDSELFVTQYDGKHVEDVGLLKMDFLGLKTLSIIMDAIEYAKESKGVDIDIDAIPIDDAETFELFARGDTTALFQFESPGMKKYLRALKPNRFEDLIAMNALYRPGPLEYIPDFCDRKNGRKSIEYDLPEMEEYLHDTYGITVYQEQVMLLSQKLAGFTKGQADTLRKAMGKKLIAMMDELKEKFLAGGAEKGHDKKILEKIWLDWEAFAQYAFNKSHSTCYAWIAYQTAYLKAHYPSEFMAAVLSRNLSDIKKITIFMDECKRMGKQVLGPDVNESSYKFTVDAESNIRFGLGAIKGVGEGAVQNIVECRKAGGKFKDIFDFVERVNLQSVNKKNLECLALAGGFDSFGLKRHQYFATDAKEVTFIESLVRYGSRMQSDKDSSQQSLFGGDLGFAAIGRPEPPISEEWSKLVLLNKEREMVGIYLSSHPMDDYRFELNHFCNTSLAELGNVNELRNKELSFAGMVTGVRNALTKTGKPYGSITIEDYTESFQLTLFGKDYENYRKYFYQGYTLLIKGRVEPRMYNENEFEVRVKSMVMLHDVKAEMVKSLTLKLPLNNITEELVTELRAATDKHKGNVTLKIKVIDPDEKMAIDFFSRAIRINLDNELLQFFEELDLQIAVN from the coding sequence ATGAAGAAATTTGTACATCTCCACGTACACTCACAATATTCTATCCTCGATGGTGCATCCAGCGTTGGTGGCCTAATTAAAAAAGCCAAAGAGTATGAGATGCCTGCCTGCGCAATTACCGACCACGGAAATATGTTTGGAGTAAAACTTTTCCACAAAAAAGCAAAGGAAGAAGGGATAAAATCGATTCTTGGATGCGAAGCATATGTAGCCAAGAACGGCCGATTCGACCGATCGGACAAGGACGACCGCTCAGGACACCACCTTATACTGTTAGCCCAGGACTACGAAGGCTATAAAAACCTCACCAAACTTGTATCCTACTCCTGGACCGAGGGTTTTTACTACAAACCCCGTATCGACAAGGAACTTCTTCGGAAATATAACAAAGGGATTATTGCCTCCAGCGCTTGTCTCGGAGGCGAGATTCCGCAAGCCATCATGAACTTAGGAATGGATGAGGCCGAGAAGGTCATTCAAGAATACCAGGAGATTTTTGGCAGCAACTTCTACCTCGAGATGCAGCTTCACCGCTCCGGAAATCCCAAAATAGACGGTGATGTCTACCAAAACCAAGTAATGGTAAACAAAGCACTATTTGAACTCTCGAAGAAAACAGGAGTAAAGTGCATAGCCACCAACGATGTTCACTTCATTAAAAACACCGATGCAGATGCGCACGACCTGCTCATCTGCCTCAATACAGGAAAGGATCTCGACGATCCCAACCGAATGCGGTATACCAAGCAAGAGTATTTCAAATCGGGCGACGAGATGGAGAAACTCTTTGCTGATCACCCCGAAGTTCTCGATAATACCCTCGAAATTGCTGATAAGATTGAGAACTATGCTCTCAACCAAAAGCCCATCATGCCGGCATTCCCACTTCCACCGGAATTCACCGACGAGATGCTCTTCCTTCGCCACATAACCTTTGAGGGTGCAAAAAAACGGTGGGGCGATAAGTTGGAAGGAGCACTGCTGGAGCGTGTTGAATTTGAACTCGACACCATTGAGCGCATGGGTTTCCCGTCCTACTTCCTCATTGTGTGGGACTTTATCCGTGCCGCTCGCGAAATGGGCGTTTCCGTTGGTCCGGGTCGTGGTTCGGCAGCGGGTTCGGCGGTGGCTTACAGTTTACGCATTACCGATATCGACCCCATTAAGTATGACCTTCTTTTTGAGCGCTTCCTCAACCCCGAGCGTATCTCCATGCCGGATATCGATATCGACTTTGACGAGGATGGACGCGAAAAAGTCTTGAAGTGGGTAGTAAACAAGTATGGCCAAAAAAGGGTAGCGCATATCATCACCTTTGGAACCATGGCAGCAAAAATGGCTATCCGCGACGTAGCTCGCGTGCTTAAACTCCCACTGATGGAGGCCGACAAGCTCTCCAAGATGGTACCCGAACGACCAGGAACTACCCTAGCCTCTGCCTATAAGGAGGTTCCTGAACTTATGAATGCCAAAACAAAAGGAGATGCGTTGGTGATGGACACACTTCGGTTTGCAGAGGTATTGGAGGGTTCTGTGCGCCAAACAGGCGTTCATGCCTGCGGAATTATCATCGGGAGAAACGATCTGGAGGAAGATATACCACTCAGTACCAATAAAGATTCGGAACTATTTGTTACCCAATACGACGGAAAGCACGTTGAGGATGTTGGCCTACTAAAAATGGACTTTCTTGGGCTAAAAACCCTCTCCATCATTATGGATGCCATTGAGTATGCCAAGGAATCGAAAGGTGTCGACATCGACATTGATGCCATTCCCATCGACGATGCTGAAACCTTTGAACTCTTTGCCCGTGGCGATACTACTGCTCTGTTCCAGTTTGAGTCGCCTGGAATGAAAAAATACCTTCGTGCCCTTAAGCCAAACCGGTTCGAAGACCTCATTGCCATGAACGCGCTCTACCGTCCGGGTCCACTGGAGTATATTCCTGACTTCTGCGACAGGAAGAACGGCCGGAAGAGTATTGAGTATGATCTTCCCGAAATGGAGGAATACCTGCACGACACATACGGGATTACGGTATACCAAGAACAGGTGATGCTTCTGTCGCAGAAACTAGCCGGTTTTACCAAAGGCCAAGCGGATACGCTGCGTAAGGCGATGGGAAAGAAGCTCATTGCCATGATGGATGAGCTTAAAGAGAAATTCCTAGCCGGAGGTGCCGAAAAGGGTCACGACAAGAAAATACTTGAGAAGATATGGCTGGACTGGGAGGCATTTGCCCAGTACGCCTTTAACAAATCGCACTCCACCTGCTACGCCTGGATTGCCTACCAAACGGCCTATCTTAAGGCGCACTATCCGTCGGAGTTTATGGCAGCGGTACTCAGCCGCAACCTATCCGACATTAAGAAGATCACCATCTTCATGGACGAGTGCAAGCGCATGGGAAAGCAGGTGTTGGGACCCGATGTGAATGAGAGTTCCTATAAGTTTACGGTAGATGCCGAAAGCAACATCCGCTTTGGACTTGGAGCAATAAAGGGTGTTGGTGAGGGAGCCGTTCAAAACATTGTGGAATGCCGAAAAGCAGGCGGAAAATTCAAAGACATCTTCGATTTTGTGGAGCGAGTAAACCTGCAAAGCGTAAACAAGAAGAACTTAGAATGCCTAGCCTTGGCAGGAGGTTTCGACAGTTTTGGCCTAAAACGTCACCAATACTTTGCCACCGACGCAAAGGAAGTCACCTTCATCGAAAGCCTAGTGCGATACGGCAGCCGTATGCAGAGCGACAAGGATAGCAGCCAGCAAAGCCTCTTTGGTGGAGATCTTGGCTTTGCTGCCATTGGTCGTCCAGAACCACCCATTTCGGAAGAGTGGAGCAAGTTGGTTCTTCTAAACAAGGAGCGCGAGATGGTGGGTATCTATCTCTCCTCGCACCCCATGGACGATTACCGCTTCGAGCTCAACCACTTTTGCAACACAAGTTTGGCCGAATTGGGCAACGTAAACGAGCTGCGCAACAAGGAATTATCGTTTGCCGGAATGGTTACTGGCGTTCGTAATGCCCTGACAAAGACCGGAAAACCTTATGGTAGTATCACCATTGAAGACTACACCGAAAGTTTCCAGCTAACCCTCTTCGGTAAAGATTATGAAAATTATCGAAAATATTTTTACCAAGGTTATACGCTACTCATTAAGGGCAGAGTAGAGCCTCGCATGTACAACGAGAACGAATTCGAGGTGAGGGTGAAGAGCATGGTAATGCTACACGATGTAAAAGCAGAAATGGTAAAATCGCTAACACTAAAACTGCCATTGAACAACATTACCGAAGAACTTGTTACTGAACTCAGAGCAGCAACGGACAAGCACAAAGGAAATGTAACCCTTAAAATAAAGGTTATCGACCCTGACGAAAAAATGGCTATCGATTTCTTCTCAAGAGCCATCAGAATAAATCTCGACAACGAGTTACTGCAGTTTTTTGAAGAATTAGACCTTCAAATTGCCGTTAACTAA
- a CDS encoding L-threonylcarbamoyladenylate synthase: MEQRANLDQYITEALKVLRAGGIILYPTDTVWGIGCDAENAEAVKKIYDLKKREDSKGMIILVDKADRINSYVNEVPEIAWSLIDITDTPLTIIYSGARNLPTNLLPPENSVGIRVVNHQFCEQLIRKLNRPLVSTSANTTEKPSPIQFHNISQEIIDGVDYVVPMEAEGEPTGKPSAIIMLGVGGQVKIVRE, from the coding sequence ATGGAACAAAGAGCCAACTTAGACCAATACATAACAGAGGCCTTAAAGGTGCTACGCGCCGGAGGAATCATCCTATACCCTACCGATACCGTTTGGGGCATTGGTTGCGATGCTGAAAATGCAGAAGCAGTTAAGAAAATATACGACCTCAAAAAACGTGAGGATTCAAAGGGAATGATTATTTTGGTTGACAAGGCTGACCGCATCAACAGCTACGTAAACGAAGTGCCCGAAATTGCATGGTCGCTCATTGATATTACCGACACCCCACTCACGATCATCTACTCGGGTGCTAGAAACCTTCCGACAAACCTTCTACCTCCCGAAAACAGTGTTGGAATTCGCGTGGTTAACCACCAATTTTGCGAACAGCTTATTCGGAAACTCAACCGTCCATTGGTTTCCACTTCCGCCAACACGACCGAAAAACCAAGTCCAATACAGTTCCATAACATCTCCCAAGAAATTATCGACGGGGTCGATTACGTGGTGCCAATGGAGGCCGAAGGAGAACCTACAGGAAAACCCTCTGCCATTATTATGCTGGGAGTGGGTGGCCAGGTAAAGATTGTAAGAGAGTAA
- a CDS encoding acyl-CoA thioesterase: MQHYTPIQIRFNDIDALNHVNNTVYMQFFDIGKLAFFQECLGDEINWSEVTPVMVHLEVDFSAPVFIDSKIRVNSHVTGFGNKSFRMDQEIENIDTGEIHSRSKSIMVAFNPKTNEGVVVPNSWREKLARYSELTL; encoded by the coding sequence ATGCAACACTACACTCCGATACAGATACGATTCAACGATATAGATGCACTTAACCACGTGAACAACACCGTATATATGCAGTTTTTCGACATAGGAAAACTAGCATTCTTTCAAGAGTGCCTTGGGGATGAAATTAACTGGAGCGAGGTTACTCCGGTAATGGTGCACCTGGAGGTAGATTTTTCAGCACCCGTTTTTATCGATTCAAAAATCAGGGTAAACAGCCACGTCACCGGATTTGGCAACAAGAGTTTCCGTATGGATCAGGAGATAGAAAACATTGATACAGGCGAAATCCATAGCCGTAGCAAAAGCATTATGGTGGCATTTAATCCGAAAACAAACGAAGGAGTGGTGGTTCCAAACAGTTGGAGAGAAAAACTTGCGCGTTACAGCGAACTTACTCTTTAA
- a CDS encoding endonuclease/exonuclease/phosphatase family protein — MRNFLKGLVVYSGTIIAIALVMSFLATLVSPATFWPLAYFGLAFPVLLLMNLVVFVLLIIHKKKTVIIPLIAFIICIEPASNFFQFRIQAPKNKFEHRDVKILTYNVHLFNLINWNDTPNKLEDVVRFINSQKPDIVCLQEFCLTSSPEVQKKIKKLYANYPYRHIEYSMTSKKYNFGIATLSKFPIIKKGVLPFDKTANVSIYSDIKIGKDTVRLYNSHLQSTRLREKNVNLLLNQKFQNSDKKMEELKDFNTRLFVAYEKRAIQVKIVAKHREKSKYPVIMAGDYNDPPISYSYRKMRGNLTDAFKEAGSGFGSTYVGMLRILRIDYIFHAPAIKATEYASPRVNYSDHYPVVVNLAFPKNLRGVELKTNTTK; from the coding sequence TAAGTCCGGCTACCTTTTGGCCCCTTGCCTACTTTGGACTTGCCTTTCCCGTTTTACTCCTAATGAATCTTGTCGTTTTCGTTTTGCTTATTATACATAAAAAGAAAACGGTTATCATTCCCCTTATTGCCTTTATCATTTGTATTGAACCGGCCTCCAACTTCTTTCAGTTCAGGATACAAGCCCCTAAAAACAAGTTTGAGCATCGTGATGTTAAAATACTCACCTACAACGTTCACCTATTCAACCTGATAAACTGGAACGACACCCCCAACAAGTTGGAAGACGTGGTAAGGTTTATCAACTCTCAAAAACCAGATATCGTTTGTCTTCAGGAGTTCTGCCTCACCTCATCCCCCGAAGTTCAAAAGAAGATAAAAAAACTTTATGCCAACTACCCCTACAGGCATATTGAATACAGCATGACCTCTAAGAAATACAACTTCGGGATTGCTACTTTAAGCAAATTCCCAATCATAAAAAAAGGGGTTCTGCCATTCGACAAAACGGCAAATGTTTCGATATACAGCGACATAAAAATCGGTAAAGACACGGTAAGACTTTACAACAGTCACCTCCAAAGCACCAGGCTTCGCGAAAAGAACGTCAACCTACTGCTGAATCAGAAGTTTCAAAACTCCGACAAAAAGATGGAAGAGTTGAAGGACTTCAACACTCGGCTATTTGTGGCATACGAAAAAAGAGCCATTCAGGTTAAAATAGTGGCAAAGCACCGAGAAAAATCAAAGTATCCAGTAATCATGGCTGGCGATTATAACGATCCCCCAATCTCCTATAGCTACCGCAAAATGCGCGGAAACCTAACGGATGCGTTCAAGGAAGCAGGGTCGGGATTCGGATCAACCTATGTTGGAATGCTGCGTATTCTACGTATCGATTACATATTCCACGCCCCAGCCATCAAGGCCACCGAATACGCCAGTCCAAGAGTAAACTACAGCGATCACTACCCCGTGGTGGTGAATCTTGCATTCCCCAAAAATTTAAGAGGAGTTGAATTAAAGACCAACACAACAAAATAG
- a CDS encoding ribosome maturation factor RimM — MGEDDKLYIGRIAREFGADGELQVNLASEYSIEENMKEPVFVEIDGIPVPLFLKSFRNRGKDKALVMFDDFESSRAAARFVGLPLFVFQSTEEEEDELTGLELFVGFTVIDHDLGLLGSIVDFHDITGNPLFVVDHNGTEILIPVHEDLILEVSEKKKEITFDLPSGLIDLFKE; from the coding sequence ATGGGAGAAGATGACAAACTATATATAGGCCGAATAGCCAGAGAGTTTGGTGCCGATGGCGAACTACAAGTTAATCTTGCGTCGGAGTATTCCATTGAAGAGAACATGAAGGAACCGGTTTTCGTTGAAATAGACGGAATTCCGGTTCCTCTTTTTTTAAAATCGTTCCGCAACCGAGGAAAAGACAAAGCTTTGGTCATGTTCGACGATTTTGAATCGTCCAGAGCTGCCGCTCGTTTTGTGGGACTTCCCCTATTCGTTTTCCAATCTACCGAAGAGGAAGAGGACGAACTTACGGGACTTGAACTGTTTGTCGGCTTCACTGTAATCGACCACGATCTTGGCCTTTTGGGCTCTATTGTCGACTTCCATGACATCACCGGCAATCCACTCTTTGTGGTAGACCATAATGGAACCGAAATATTGATACCGGTTCACGAAGATCTTATTCTAGAGGTTTCTGAAAAGAAAAAGGAGATCACCTTCGACCTGCCATCGGGATTAATCGATCTTTTTAAAGAGTAA